The following is a genomic window from Microtus pennsylvanicus isolate mMicPen1 chromosome 3, mMicPen1.hap1, whole genome shotgun sequence.
AAAAATATCTCCTCCCTAGTTTAGGTCTTTTATACAATTAAAACCATTATTTTAAGCTTGTTAGTAAAACCAAGCATGTTGATGATAATGCCTTCGTAGAAGTCAAGTGATCACTTTTAACCATAAATCAAGTGTTAAATGTACTCTGCatctaaaaccaaacaaaagaaagaaaatcacataggTTCAATTTTTCAATACACAAGAATTTAATGGACAGTAGATAACAAGTTTGTATGGCATTAAAATTATATTAGGAAATGTTTTAATCATGATGTGTGTACCAGATAAGGAATCTTCAGCTCAATCATTTTTGGCTTGCCTTTTCTGAGGAAAGCAAAATCTACTATTCTCCCCTTAGAAACACAAAACCACAGTTTGGCATATTTGCCAAATACTTCTTGCTCTCAAATATAAGAGGATTTTATTGCTTCATATTGAAGATGGAAATTGCACATGGCAGCAAGAAAAGCATTGTCAACTTAGTGATATTTAGGACTTCTTACATTCTGGGCAACTTGTTTTCACAACAAGTAGCATTAACCAACATCATATCTAATTAATCCTActgcatttattttctaaattagcACATATATGTTATGTATTGACACCCCTTACTCCCAACATTCTTATCACCCTAGGATACCCTTATCTATTTCTACAAGTCTAAATTTCATACTTTGGAGACCCACAGAAATCGATCAAGGACAACTCTGTATCTCTCAGTTTGGAGTTAACCATTAAAACCTGGTAGGATCAACAGTATGAATACAATTAAAGGCAGTGAATATTGTCACAGAATCAATTAGTAGCCAGAAAATGAGAGTAAAGTAGTGCTTTGTGACTTATTCCTTGTTTTTGACTGATTATCTGAACTTGTGTGCATTTATTGAAGATGATGCAATGGTTTTATCTGTCTGTAGGCCTTTCACCCTACTCACTGAAACTTACATAGTTCCTGCCATCTCTGCCTCAGCGCTCACTGATCCTTAGATGGGTGATATAAACTAATTATTTAGTGTCAGAACAATAATAATTACCTATTTTCTGCATTTTGTACATTCATGAGTCTCCTCTTTATCACTATCCATTGTAAGAAGATGCTTCTCAGATTAAAGTTGTAAGCTGGTTTTgtgtttataaacataaatatttaggagACAGTTTGGTATGAAGGGCCAGTTAACCATCAAAATTCTGCTCTCTACACAGACCAAATACCTTTACAGACTTGATGTAAGTCAGGCTCACAGTCTAAAGCATTGTGGGATatttatcaccaccaccatagtCAAGCCAGAGTCTGCTacaaaagaaaagatacaaatttctatttttttttcattttttcttctccttatgCAGTAATAATTAGACCTCACTGCCAAAAGTCCTTAAGTTGTTTTGTCTTCTTCATTCCATGCTGAAGGACCCTCATTCTCTGAAATTTCTGAAAATGCTATTGATTTGTGTTCTTCATGACAATGAGTTCTAGCAAAGCTTTATGCACAGTGGAGGGTAACCACAGTTGTGAAGCTCTGCAGAACTACAGAAATGAGAACAAATTTCTGTTGAAATTTCATTAACATTTTCCATTCTGAGTTCTTTATTTGATGTTTATGTATCTCTTTGCCTTTGCCCTATTTGATTGACATTCTTCTAAAATCATATTTTTCAACAATAAGTCTTGGAAAATAATTGAGatgcatttggcaaattaaatCAATTCCTTAACCTGTCATCTGCCGGCTACACTGCAACAGAAGTCATACTATTTGCTAAAGAAAAGAGCCACAAACTGTCCTCTTGAAAAAAACACTGATACAATAAAAACCCTCTCCTGGATTTCTTGAACAGGccaaaaaagtaaaatgtttcaaTACGTAtcttttgtgaaataaaaatagtaaaataaggtATGCAGATTGGATGATAGAATGGATGAGAGACTTGAAAATAAGAATATGATATATTGTTCTGAAACCTTTATTTATAGAATTGTGTGGCATATAAATTGTTAATATAACTAaacttaaaaatcattaaaaaataataaatatgcacCAATGATATGTAACACATGATATCTTTAAATGAAAAGTATTAGGTATCTGACAAATGACTGTTTAATTGAAATTATTTAATGCTACATCATGattgtattttgtatttcatttaacaaaaatacataaatggaCTCATCTATTAAACATTGGgatgttaaaatgtaaaatagaacAGATGATATTATGCTCATATTTTATATTGAGTGCCAAATAATATCTGTATATTAAAAGGAATCCAGGCAACCtggtgttcttttaaaaaataacaagaatcatTCACTATATCCAAACAAAAGGTCTATtgtgaaaattaaaaagtaaaataaactctGCCAtattattaaaagaagaaaaacagctaaagaagatattttacaaaagtaaggaaacaaaaagagcttttataaaatacaaactgAAAATAAGAGTCCTCCAATTTCCATTTTCCTTGGTAAAAAAATATGATTTGAAAGATCCTAACAATAAAACACAGAAGCTCTCTGTtatacatataaagaaatagaaattctgATTAAAACCCTTTCTTGCTCAGAGTGTTTCTTAATGCAGTTTTAACATCTTTGTTCCTCAAGCTATAGATTAGGGGATTCATCACGGGAATTACAGTGGTATAAATaattgaagatatttttccattatttgttGGTCCACCTGAGTTGGGCTTGAGATACATAAATGCTCCAGATCCAAAGAACAGAGAGACAGCAATGATGTGGGAACTGCAAGTGCTGAAGGCTTTTGACCTGCCCTCATTGGACCTCATTTGGAATATGCTAGAAAGGATCAAGCCATAAGAGATAAAGATGATGACAGTGGGTACAATGATGTCTTTTCCTGCTACAATAAATATCTCTATCTTGTTAACATAGGTGCTAGTGCAGGAGAGCTGCAGCAAAGGGAGGACATCACAGAAATAGTGGTTGATGGTGTTCCCATCACAGAAGGTCAGCTTGAGGACACAACCGGTGTGGATCATAGCACCAGAAAACCCCATGAAGTATGAAATAAGCATAAGATAGGAACACACCTTGGGAGACATGGCAATATTATACAACAGTGGATTACAGATGGCCACATAACGATCATAGGCCATTGATGTTAGGACATAACACTCAGAAAtgacacagaaacaaaataagtAGAACTGGGTCATACATCCTACATAGGAGATAAAATTTTCCTTTAGTATGAAGCTCATTAACATTTTAGGTGTAATTACAGAAGAGTAACAAAAATCTACAAAGGAtaagttaaaaaggaaaaaatacatagGGGTGTGAAGGTGAGAATTCAGCACAATGAGAATTATTAGAGCCAAGTTCCCTAATGCAGTTATCATGTATATTCCTAGAAAGAGTAGAAACAGTGGTATTTGGAGGTTGGACTGTCTTGTTAGCCCCAAGAGAATAAATTCAGTTACCACAGAGACATTTGCCACAGCCATTTCCTTATATGACATCCtgtgaaacaaaaaataaatggtgATGTTAGAGAATCATGCAATACTTACCACGATTGTTTAAAAAACTGCTAGCAGGGCTGTCATTTCCTATGGTGACTGCATtggaaatgaaggagaaaaagaaaagtacgATGCCCATAACAGCACTGCCCTTATTTCAActcaatatttttgtttcatctcCTTTCCAATACAAACAGAAGCTCTAGTAACATGTTTTTACAATCCATCCTGAATGAGCTCTGGTACGTTAGAATCATgaaccctgtttcaaatataAATCAAAAGAACCAGAATGTAGGAATAATGGAAAATTGTGCTCCAGTCTCATGTGATTTTATGTAATAACTGCACACACAAAGTGAACATGCTAATTTAAGCATCACAACACAGGTATCTACCGACTGTGAAAAGGATTCTGCTTGTCTGGGACATCTATCTAGAAATTTCCATTGAGCTGTAGGACtttagaaaataataagaaaatggaaCAACTCTAATCCTTGGACTGCATCAGTGTGAAGTCACATATTTTGTACTCTTTGTGCAATCTCAGTTAAAATTACACAAGAGAGAGTATAAACCTGGCTGCTTAAATGCAGGTAGTGAAAAAGAGATGATATGggtcaaaatgaaataaaaattcaattatcTAAAATGATAATTTCAAGACTTTGATGGTGTTAATGAAAATTAACTATGTCACATTGTATATCCAAATTTCCTAACAAGATACAACATAAACTAATGTTCTCattacatatgcatgcataaaagGTTTCCAGTAACAAAGAAAGCATATACAATTTAACTTCATTGAAAAGTTATTTCACAATAATTTGAAAACAagaaattacacacacatacatatataatggaaatatatatatatacatacatacatacatacatacatatcaagTTGCTCTAAAGATCAAGAAGGTAATATGGCTGTTTTAAAGCTGACCTAGACCTTGTCATTGTTAGTTACTGCTTAGTTTCTTGATGTAAAATTTCAGGCTCTGTGGCGTTGATTCTCTTCTGTCCTAAGAGTTATGTCACAGCAAATGTTGTAATTCTCCAAACTTGTTTTCATAGTTTTCAATGGTAATCTTTAGTCCACTAACATATCAGAGGAAAGTGAGAATTTTATCTATTATCAAAAGAGCCACTGAGAAAACAGACACTTCAGATGAATTTAGTGACATAATGCACTTGACTATATGCAAAGCAGAAGCTTACTCAATAACTTCCCAGAAACAGACAGGAGATATAGAGAATGAGCCAGTAGCACTTTCATAATACACTGTGATGGGAAATTCAGATCTTGGAGATTTGAGTCATGCACACAGTTCTCTATGGAGATTGTACATTTTTTGTACTTGAGCCAATTCTGAACTCTCATCTTCTAATCACTTCCATCTCTTCAGGGAcagctattgtttttgtttttctttcattgttcatAGTCTACTGATAATGCTACCAACAAGCCAATAACTACTTGATGCAACATACATCAATGAATATAGCAACACATTTTAGGCATTGTCTCTTAGAACATTTCCctcaaatcaattaaaaaaaaatggtcctcTAGAAGTTGATCTAGGCACTTCATATGcattaggcaagtactctatcgcCAAACTAATTTCCTCCACCTTCAAAATCACTGTTTTTACACTTTCTATGAATTCCTGCTGAATGTCCCTCTTATTATCCTTAAAGACAACACATTAGTGATTGGCTCAGCAATTTCTACACCTGTtgtagagcaaaatgaagactaAAAGCTTAAAATCTGTATATTATTCATCTCTCCTACACTTCCTTATTGTGATAGTTTTGAGTGGTATTTAAATATCTCtgtgctttgggttttgttttgtaaaatagGAATTGTCAGTGTAAACCATCTTTCACTGAAATGTTGtagttatttagaaaaataaagggaaagggTTCAACTAATGTAATGCCTATGGAAAACAGTAAAATATCACCTCTGAGTATATGTGCTCTTAGACCTATGAAACGGTtctgtgtaactcaggctggcctcaaacttgtcatACTTCCTACCTCCACCTTTTTCAGGAAGTCCTGAGCACCACTACAACTGGCCCTGTGCATGTTAATTTATTACTATTTGATAATATCCCATATTGAAAGACTTttgaaatgcaaacaaaaatggGTATATCAACACAGTAGTGATTACTGGCTAAGGAAGGAATATATTAAATGTATACAAAGCAGCTTCATGTtggaattatttataaataagtacCAGAGATGGATGTTTCACTGGTATTAGTTATTCAAGTAAGACTCATTTTGAAACATGCTTGCAACATCTATAAAATTGTAGAAGAAATATATCTGGAAAATGTCATTCtatgttttacatttatgtatttgttataCACAAAGCCCGTTGTTCAAATCACTACCTAATGAGGGGTATTGAGTGCCAGCCTCATTGCCCTCTCAGGCTTCTCTCAGGAAATGCTATGGCAAAGACAAGACCTAAGAAAAATCCAAGAGTGAAATGAATTATGCACTATGTACTTCCTTTTCCGcataagtttctttattgttatgCCTTTATTCTCCTGCTTTTCTTCaaagtttccagtttatatacacTTCTAGTCAACAATTCCCTGGCTTATTGCAACACAGGGTTCCAAGGATAGAGGAGTAGGATCGGGTGAGGGGAGGCATAGTACCCATTGATGAACTTTGAGACAAAAATATACTGTCAGCAGTATGGGCAAGTTAAGAATTGGCATGGCCTGTGTAATAACATGGTAGACATCTGTGACTCTGAACTTCTGTATAGCAGTAAAGGTTTCCTTTTACAAAATACCTTTAGTCTAGTTGAAATTGTTCTCAGGTGAAAGTCAACTAATCATGTGCAGTATTTAAAGGAGCAAAACATGATTTTAAGTGTCTACAGTTCTCACTGGACAATAGATGTAATAATTAATATAttctagtatattttctatttatcatTTATACAGTTAAATGAGAAGCCATCTCTGTGACCATCCATGGATGTATGTGGCCATAAGTTTGAGATGCAATCATGAAATTACATGTACACATTACTTTAAAATGCATAATAATAGGGAAATATCATAGCTGTTATAGCACTAACAGAATTATAGATGAAGGCAACAGTTTTCAGAGTAAGTGGCTCTGCTGGTTCTTCTGGGTAGGGTTCCTCCATCTAAGAATACTTTCCCTTGTCGATTGGCATCAGATTTATCAATTGCTCTAAGTTGTAATTGTGTTATGGCTGTCAAGGTTTAGTATATTgagtaaaatatgaaaatttctgTCAAGCCAAGCCAGTAACAAATTCTCCCAGTTCCATTACTCAGAAAACTAAGGGCTGAAGATGATTTCCAGGGCAGTTTTTCTTGCTTATAAACTATATCTTTCAATTAGTGTTTTGCTCAGTTAGCAGTGAAATACCCCAATTATGGAAGTAGAACCCAAATATGCTACTGGCCTGGAACAACAGGTTCTTGTTTAGTGACAAGGTTCTTATGAGGAGGACCATAGaacaagaatataaataaaatataaaattttacaatatgcccttctttattctttttcaatttcatggtctcttttttcacTGATATtatacaaatatgtatgtgtatgtgcatatattccTAAACATATCCTAGTAGAATGTATAATGTTACTTTATAAGTATATTTTCAAGCCAGTCTATTTGATAGTAGATAACTAATTTGAGTCCTCTCCTCTGAAGAATACTATCTCTTCCACTTCCAGCATTCTTTAGTTATCCATCTGTGGACTTTACACCTTTTACTTCATATTTTAGGAATTTAGTTATCTAGGGTGGAGCATAACTAAATTATACCACGTTATAAAATTAATGTGCATATCTTTGTCTTTGTGAGTATATATTGGTGTTAAAAAAGATATAATTAAAGTTTCTTTGGCACTTGGATACTATAAAATGCTAAAATTGCATAAAATTTTCACTGTTTTCATAGAAGTCATTTTCAATAtgtttaaataagtaaatgtgtCAAGAAATCAATATATACTTCCTTATGTCATAATCAATAAATCCTTCCTTCGGATCTTAGCAACTCATATAGTAAGAAGCTCCCTATACTTGAATGTGCTTACAGAGTTAAGAAACGGTACCGCAGGacatttaattatatatgtacctataaaatcaaaacaggatgtgaagtcactgtgtgtgttcatgttctgTCTAGAGCATAGCATTTGAG
Proteins encoded in this region:
- the LOC142847143 gene encoding olfactory receptor 8B8-like; this encodes MSYKEMAVANVSVVTEFILLGLTRQSNLQIPLFLLFLGIYMITALGNLALIILIVLNSHLHTPMYFFLFNLSFVDFCYSSVITPKMLMSFILKENFISYVGCMTQFYLFCFCVISECYVLTSMAYDRYVAICNPLLYNIAMSPKVCSYLMLISYFMGFSGAMIHTGCVLKLTFCDGNTINHYFCDVLPLLQLSCTSTYVNKIEIFIVAGKDIIVPTVIIFISYGLILSSIFQMRSNEGRSKAFSTCSSHIIAVSLFFGSGAFMYLKPNSGGPTNNGKISSIIYTTVIPVMNPLIYSLRNKDVKTALRNTLSKKGF